The following proteins are encoded in a genomic region of Thalassophryne amazonica chromosome 5, fThaAma1.1, whole genome shotgun sequence:
- the rtkn gene encoding rhotekin isoform X1 → MEIRRGKFRKSLFLDTSQDTDIQKKIDHEIRMRDGACKLLAACSQRDQALEAAKSLQTCSTRIMAYMSELQRMKEAQVMQKVTRRSSDAGPMDDRLPCKGRVAISDLRIPLMWKDTEYFKNKGELHRCAVFCLLQLGGEIFDTDMVIVDRTLTDICFDNTVVFNEASPGFELRVELYSCCSEDDYSAGSTPRKLASKLSSSLGRSSGKKLRAAMEPGPCSPVSNGGAAPLLLPVPSVPGPKYHLLAHTTLSLLHIQDSFRTHDLTISGNEECSYWLPLYGSVCCRLAAQPHCMNQQMMSGCLKVKQLGGDPQSWTKVHAVLKGTSLSCFHRQEDVNANVEPAFTISINKDTRIRVSEKDPESKAQSVCISNQYGGEEVTHTLTTESRDDTHRWMEAFWQHFYDMSQWKQCCDDLMKIELPSPRKPAPVTPKQGSLYHEMVIESSDDLSSTVSDILARRMQELELRSQLGTSHTWMSLLEENNPKSAGLPHPCTSHLCGHSPHTPHRMSRSPMSPHRCAVPGLLSSDASLTSDSDSHCGTSPCSCHHGWAEPSSNFCLLTSSPSRLRPRTLSLDAKLSTLRGRGYGGGGTFQCPCQPPASTLLAPLPMSSRSPRSQHSTQTTLSCSSSTSSNSSSNSEGSHSPESSEGAPFSRPSPARRSLRNLRARLDPRNWLQSQV, encoded by the exons GACACCGATATCCAGAAGAAGATTGACCATGAGATCCGCATGCGTGATGGAGCCTGCAAGTTGCTGGCCGCCTGCTCCCAAAGAGACCAGGCCTTGGAGGCAGCGAAGAGTCTCCAGACGTGCAGCACTCGTATCATGGCCTACATGTCAGAGCTGCAGAGGATGAAGGAGGCACAGGTCATGCAGAAGGTCACGCGGAGGTCGTCAGATGCAGGACCAATGGATGACAGACTCCCATGCAAAGGAAGAGTCGCTATTTCAG ATCTTCGTATTCCTTTGATGTGGAAAGACACGGAGTATTTCAAGAACAAAGGAG AGCTTCATCGGTGTGCGGTGTTCTGTCTGCTGCAGCTTGGAGGAGAGATCTTTGACACAGACATGGTGATCGTTGACCGCACACTCACCGATATTTGCTTTGACAACACAGTCGTATT TAATGAAGCCAGTCCAGGCTTTGAGCTGCGTGTTGAGCTGTACAGCTGCTGCTCGGAGGATGACTATTCGGCGGGAAGTACGCCAAGGAAACTAGCCAGCAAGCTGAGCTCCTCGCTTGGTCGATCGTCTGGAAAGAAGCTCCGGGCAGCCATGGAGCCGGGACCCTGTAGTCCTGTTAGTAATGGGGGTGCTGCTCCTCTGCTGCTGCCAGTTCCCTCAGTCCC GGGCCCCAAGTATCATCTCTTGGCTCATACCACCCTATCGCTGCTGCACATCCAGGACAGCTTTCGCACACACGATCTCACCATCTCAGGCAACG AAGAGTGTTCATACTGGCTGCCTCTGTATGGCAGCGTGTGCTGTCGTCTCGCCGCTCAGCCTCACTGCATGAACCAACAGATGATGAGCGGATGCTTGAAAGTCAAG CAGTTGGGAGGTGACCCACAGAGCTGGACAAAAGTGCACGCTGTTCTGAAAGGAACAAGCCTTTCCTGCTTCCATCGGCAAGAAGATGTGAATGCCAATGTGGAGCCGGCGTTCACCATCTCCATCAACAAG gataCCAGAATAAGGGTGTCGGAGAAGGATCCTGAAAGTAAAGCTCAGAGTGTCTGCATCAGCAACCAGTACGGAGGTGAGGAGGTCACGCACACGCTGACCACAGAGAGTCGGGACGACACACACCGCTGGATGGAGGCCTTTTGGCAACATTTCTATGACATGA GTCAATGGAAGCAGTGCTGTGATGACTTGATGAAAATTGAACTGCCATCGCCACGGAAACCGGCCCCTGTCACGCCAAAGCAGGGCTCGCTGTATCACGAAATGG TTATTGAGTCATCTGATGACCTCAGCAGTACCGTGTCAGACATTCTGGCTCGGAGGATGCAGGAGCTGGAGCTCCGCAGCCAGTTGGGCACCTCCCACACCTGGATGTCTCTATTAGAGGAGAACAACCCCAAAAGCGCCGGCCTCCCTCATCCCTGCACCTCGCACCTGTGTGGCCACAGCCCCCACACTCCTCATCGAATGTCCCGGAGCCCCATGAGTCCTCACCGCTGCGCGGTGCCGGGCCTGCTGTCCTCGGACGCTAGTCTGACCTCCGACAGCGACAGCCACTGTGGCACCAGCCCTTGTTCTTGCCACCACGGCTGGGCCGAACCTTCCTCAAACTTCTGTCTCTTGACATCTTCGCCATCACGCTTGAGGCCACGTACTCTCTCTTTGGATGCTAAGCTCAGCACGCTTCGAGGGCGGGGGTACGGAGGTGGAGGAACCTTCCAGTGCCCGTGTCAACCGCCTGCTTCCACGCTGCTCGCCCCACTCCCCATGTCCTCTCGTTCACCACGGTCACAGCACAGCACGCAAACGACGCTttcctgctctagctccacctccagcaacagctCCAGTAACAGCGAGGGAAGCCACAGCCCCGAGTCATCCGAGGGAGCCCCCTTCTCGAGGCCCTCCCCGGCCCGGCGCAGCCTCAGAAACCTCAGGGCCAGACTGGACCCTCGCAACTGGCTCCAAAGTCAAGTGTGA
- the rtkn gene encoding rhotekin isoform X4 yields the protein MRDGACKLLAACSQRDQALEAAKSLQTCSTRIMAYMSELQRMKEAQVMQKVTRRSSDAGPMDDRLPCKGRVAISDLRIPLMWKDTEYFKNKGELHRCAVFCLLQLGGEIFDTDMVIVDRTLTDICFDNTVVFNEASPGFELRVELYSCCSEDDYSAGSTPRKLASKLSSSLGRSSGKKLRAAMEPGPCSPVSNGGAAPLLLPVPSVPGPKYHLLAHTTLSLLHIQDSFRTHDLTISGNEECSYWLPLYGSVCCRLAAQPHCMNQQMMSGCLKVKQLGGDPQSWTKVHAVLKGTSLSCFHRQEDVNANVEPAFTISINKDTRIRVSEKDPESKAQSVCISNQYGGEEVTHTLTTESRDDTHRWMEAFWQHFYDMSQWKQCCDDLMKIELPSPRKPAPVTPKQGSLYHEMVIESSDDLSSTVSDILARRMQELELRSQLGTSHTWMSLLEENNPKSAGLPHPCTSHLCGHSPHTPHRMSRSPMSPHRCAVPGLLSSDASLTSDSDSHCGTSPCSCHHGWAEPSSNFCLLTSSPSRLRPRTLSLDAKLSTLRGRGYGGGGTFQCPCQPPASTLLAPLPMSSRSPRSQHSTQTTLSCSSSTSSNSSSNSEGSHSPESSEGAPFSRPSPARRSLRNLRARLDPRNWLQSQV from the exons ATGCGTGATGGAGCCTGCAAGTTGCTGGCCGCCTGCTCCCAAAGAGACCAGGCCTTGGAGGCAGCGAAGAGTCTCCAGACGTGCAGCACTCGTATCATGGCCTACATGTCAGAGCTGCAGAGGATGAAGGAGGCACAGGTCATGCAGAAGGTCACGCGGAGGTCGTCAGATGCAGGACCAATGGATGACAGACTCCCATGCAAAGGAAGAGTCGCTATTTCAG ATCTTCGTATTCCTTTGATGTGGAAAGACACGGAGTATTTCAAGAACAAAGGAG AGCTTCATCGGTGTGCGGTGTTCTGTCTGCTGCAGCTTGGAGGAGAGATCTTTGACACAGACATGGTGATCGTTGACCGCACACTCACCGATATTTGCTTTGACAACACAGTCGTATT TAATGAAGCCAGTCCAGGCTTTGAGCTGCGTGTTGAGCTGTACAGCTGCTGCTCGGAGGATGACTATTCGGCGGGAAGTACGCCAAGGAAACTAGCCAGCAAGCTGAGCTCCTCGCTTGGTCGATCGTCTGGAAAGAAGCTCCGGGCAGCCATGGAGCCGGGACCCTGTAGTCCTGTTAGTAATGGGGGTGCTGCTCCTCTGCTGCTGCCAGTTCCCTCAGTCCC GGGCCCCAAGTATCATCTCTTGGCTCATACCACCCTATCGCTGCTGCACATCCAGGACAGCTTTCGCACACACGATCTCACCATCTCAGGCAACG AAGAGTGTTCATACTGGCTGCCTCTGTATGGCAGCGTGTGCTGTCGTCTCGCCGCTCAGCCTCACTGCATGAACCAACAGATGATGAGCGGATGCTTGAAAGTCAAG CAGTTGGGAGGTGACCCACAGAGCTGGACAAAAGTGCACGCTGTTCTGAAAGGAACAAGCCTTTCCTGCTTCCATCGGCAAGAAGATGTGAATGCCAATGTGGAGCCGGCGTTCACCATCTCCATCAACAAG gataCCAGAATAAGGGTGTCGGAGAAGGATCCTGAAAGTAAAGCTCAGAGTGTCTGCATCAGCAACCAGTACGGAGGTGAGGAGGTCACGCACACGCTGACCACAGAGAGTCGGGACGACACACACCGCTGGATGGAGGCCTTTTGGCAACATTTCTATGACATGA GTCAATGGAAGCAGTGCTGTGATGACTTGATGAAAATTGAACTGCCATCGCCACGGAAACCGGCCCCTGTCACGCCAAAGCAGGGCTCGCTGTATCACGAAATGG TTATTGAGTCATCTGATGACCTCAGCAGTACCGTGTCAGACATTCTGGCTCGGAGGATGCAGGAGCTGGAGCTCCGCAGCCAGTTGGGCACCTCCCACACCTGGATGTCTCTATTAGAGGAGAACAACCCCAAAAGCGCCGGCCTCCCTCATCCCTGCACCTCGCACCTGTGTGGCCACAGCCCCCACACTCCTCATCGAATGTCCCGGAGCCCCATGAGTCCTCACCGCTGCGCGGTGCCGGGCCTGCTGTCCTCGGACGCTAGTCTGACCTCCGACAGCGACAGCCACTGTGGCACCAGCCCTTGTTCTTGCCACCACGGCTGGGCCGAACCTTCCTCAAACTTCTGTCTCTTGACATCTTCGCCATCACGCTTGAGGCCACGTACTCTCTCTTTGGATGCTAAGCTCAGCACGCTTCGAGGGCGGGGGTACGGAGGTGGAGGAACCTTCCAGTGCCCGTGTCAACCGCCTGCTTCCACGCTGCTCGCCCCACTCCCCATGTCCTCTCGTTCACCACGGTCACAGCACAGCACGCAAACGACGCTttcctgctctagctccacctccagcaacagctCCAGTAACAGCGAGGGAAGCCACAGCCCCGAGTCATCCGAGGGAGCCCCCTTCTCGAGGCCCTCCCCGGCCCGGCGCAGCCTCAGAAACCTCAGGGCCAGACTGGACCCTCGCAACTGGCTCCAAAGTCAAGTGTGA
- the rtkn gene encoding rhotekin isoform X5, whose product MFCRNQTARATVARGSALEMEIRRGKFRKSLFLDTSQDTDIQKKIDHEIRMRDGACKLLAACSQRDQALEAAKSLQTCSTRIMAYMSELQRMKEAQVMQKVTRRSSDAGPMDDRLPCKGRVAISDLRIPLMWKDTEYFKNKGELHRCAVFCLLQLGGEIFDTDMVIVDRTLTDICFDNTVVFNEASPGFELRVELYSCCSEDDYSAGSTPRKLASKLSSSLGRSSGKKLRAAMEPGPCSPVSNGGAAPLLLPVPSVPGPKYHLLAHTTLSLLHIQDSFRTHDLTISGNEECSYWLPLYGSVCCRLAAQPHCMNQQMMSGCLKVKQLGGDPQSWTKVHAVLKGTSLSCFHRQEDVNANVEPAFTISINKDTRIRVSEKDPESKAQSVCISNQYGGEEVTHTLTTESRDDTHRWMEAFWQHFYDMSQWKQCCDDLMKIELPSPRKPAPVTPKQGSLYHEMAPLATPSCEGLLLQDNAVSAEIRALLSSYYNDSY is encoded by the exons GACACCGATATCCAGAAGAAGATTGACCATGAGATCCGCATGCGTGATGGAGCCTGCAAGTTGCTGGCCGCCTGCTCCCAAAGAGACCAGGCCTTGGAGGCAGCGAAGAGTCTCCAGACGTGCAGCACTCGTATCATGGCCTACATGTCAGAGCTGCAGAGGATGAAGGAGGCACAGGTCATGCAGAAGGTCACGCGGAGGTCGTCAGATGCAGGACCAATGGATGACAGACTCCCATGCAAAGGAAGAGTCGCTATTTCAG ATCTTCGTATTCCTTTGATGTGGAAAGACACGGAGTATTTCAAGAACAAAGGAG AGCTTCATCGGTGTGCGGTGTTCTGTCTGCTGCAGCTTGGAGGAGAGATCTTTGACACAGACATGGTGATCGTTGACCGCACACTCACCGATATTTGCTTTGACAACACAGTCGTATT TAATGAAGCCAGTCCAGGCTTTGAGCTGCGTGTTGAGCTGTACAGCTGCTGCTCGGAGGATGACTATTCGGCGGGAAGTACGCCAAGGAAACTAGCCAGCAAGCTGAGCTCCTCGCTTGGTCGATCGTCTGGAAAGAAGCTCCGGGCAGCCATGGAGCCGGGACCCTGTAGTCCTGTTAGTAATGGGGGTGCTGCTCCTCTGCTGCTGCCAGTTCCCTCAGTCCC GGGCCCCAAGTATCATCTCTTGGCTCATACCACCCTATCGCTGCTGCACATCCAGGACAGCTTTCGCACACACGATCTCACCATCTCAGGCAACG AAGAGTGTTCATACTGGCTGCCTCTGTATGGCAGCGTGTGCTGTCGTCTCGCCGCTCAGCCTCACTGCATGAACCAACAGATGATGAGCGGATGCTTGAAAGTCAAG CAGTTGGGAGGTGACCCACAGAGCTGGACAAAAGTGCACGCTGTTCTGAAAGGAACAAGCCTTTCCTGCTTCCATCGGCAAGAAGATGTGAATGCCAATGTGGAGCCGGCGTTCACCATCTCCATCAACAAG gataCCAGAATAAGGGTGTCGGAGAAGGATCCTGAAAGTAAAGCTCAGAGTGTCTGCATCAGCAACCAGTACGGAGGTGAGGAGGTCACGCACACGCTGACCACAGAGAGTCGGGACGACACACACCGCTGGATGGAGGCCTTTTGGCAACATTTCTATGACATGA GTCAATGGAAGCAGTGCTGTGATGACTTGATGAAAATTGAACTGCCATCGCCACGGAAACCGGCCCCTGTCACGCCAAAGCAGGGCTCGCTGTATCACGAAATGG CTCCTCTTGCCACACCCTCCTGTGAGGGGCTGCTGCTGCAGGATAACGCTGTGTCTGCTGAGATTCGTGCTCTTCTTTCATCCTATTACAACGACAG TTATTGA
- the rtkn gene encoding rhotekin isoform X6, which translates to MFCRNQTARATVARGSALEMEIRRGKFRKSLFLDTSQDTDIQKKIDHEIRMRDGACKLLAACSQRDQALEAAKSLQTCSTRIMAYMSELQRMKEAQVMQKVTRRSSDAGPMDDRLPCKGRVAISDLRIPLMWKDTEYFKNKGELHRCAVFCLLQLGGEIFDTDMVIVDRTLTDICFDNTVVFNEASPGFELRVELYSCCSEDDYSAGSTPRKLASKLSSSLGRSSGKKLRAAMEPGPCSPVSNGGAAPLLLPVPSVPGPKYHLLAHTTLSLLHIQDSFRTHDLTISGNEECSYWLPLYGSVCCRLAAQPHCMNQQMMSGCLKVKQLGGDPQSWTKVHAVLKGTSLSCFHRQEDVNANVEPAFTISINKDTRIRVSEKDPESKAQSVCISNQYGGEEVTHTLTTESRDDTHRWMEAFWQHFYDMSQWKQCCDDLMKIELPSPRKPAPVTPKQGSLYHEMAPLATPSCEGLLLQDNAVSAEIRALLSSYYNDR; encoded by the exons GACACCGATATCCAGAAGAAGATTGACCATGAGATCCGCATGCGTGATGGAGCCTGCAAGTTGCTGGCCGCCTGCTCCCAAAGAGACCAGGCCTTGGAGGCAGCGAAGAGTCTCCAGACGTGCAGCACTCGTATCATGGCCTACATGTCAGAGCTGCAGAGGATGAAGGAGGCACAGGTCATGCAGAAGGTCACGCGGAGGTCGTCAGATGCAGGACCAATGGATGACAGACTCCCATGCAAAGGAAGAGTCGCTATTTCAG ATCTTCGTATTCCTTTGATGTGGAAAGACACGGAGTATTTCAAGAACAAAGGAG AGCTTCATCGGTGTGCGGTGTTCTGTCTGCTGCAGCTTGGAGGAGAGATCTTTGACACAGACATGGTGATCGTTGACCGCACACTCACCGATATTTGCTTTGACAACACAGTCGTATT TAATGAAGCCAGTCCAGGCTTTGAGCTGCGTGTTGAGCTGTACAGCTGCTGCTCGGAGGATGACTATTCGGCGGGAAGTACGCCAAGGAAACTAGCCAGCAAGCTGAGCTCCTCGCTTGGTCGATCGTCTGGAAAGAAGCTCCGGGCAGCCATGGAGCCGGGACCCTGTAGTCCTGTTAGTAATGGGGGTGCTGCTCCTCTGCTGCTGCCAGTTCCCTCAGTCCC GGGCCCCAAGTATCATCTCTTGGCTCATACCACCCTATCGCTGCTGCACATCCAGGACAGCTTTCGCACACACGATCTCACCATCTCAGGCAACG AAGAGTGTTCATACTGGCTGCCTCTGTATGGCAGCGTGTGCTGTCGTCTCGCCGCTCAGCCTCACTGCATGAACCAACAGATGATGAGCGGATGCTTGAAAGTCAAG CAGTTGGGAGGTGACCCACAGAGCTGGACAAAAGTGCACGCTGTTCTGAAAGGAACAAGCCTTTCCTGCTTCCATCGGCAAGAAGATGTGAATGCCAATGTGGAGCCGGCGTTCACCATCTCCATCAACAAG gataCCAGAATAAGGGTGTCGGAGAAGGATCCTGAAAGTAAAGCTCAGAGTGTCTGCATCAGCAACCAGTACGGAGGTGAGGAGGTCACGCACACGCTGACCACAGAGAGTCGGGACGACACACACCGCTGGATGGAGGCCTTTTGGCAACATTTCTATGACATGA GTCAATGGAAGCAGTGCTGTGATGACTTGATGAAAATTGAACTGCCATCGCCACGGAAACCGGCCCCTGTCACGCCAAAGCAGGGCTCGCTGTATCACGAAATGG CTCCTCTTGCCACACCCTCCTGTGAGGGGCTGCTGCTGCAGGATAACGCTGTGTCTGCTGAGATTCGTGCTCTTCTTTCATCCTATTACAACGACAGGTGA
- the rtkn gene encoding rhotekin isoform X3 — translation MNNSKNRKDTDIQKKIDHEIRMRDGACKLLAACSQRDQALEAAKSLQTCSTRIMAYMSELQRMKEAQVMQKVTRRSSDAGPMDDRLPCKGRVAISDLRIPLMWKDTEYFKNKGELHRCAVFCLLQLGGEIFDTDMVIVDRTLTDICFDNTVVFNEASPGFELRVELYSCCSEDDYSAGSTPRKLASKLSSSLGRSSGKKLRAAMEPGPCSPVSNGGAAPLLLPVPSVPGPKYHLLAHTTLSLLHIQDSFRTHDLTISGNEECSYWLPLYGSVCCRLAAQPHCMNQQMMSGCLKVKQLGGDPQSWTKVHAVLKGTSLSCFHRQEDVNANVEPAFTISINKDTRIRVSEKDPESKAQSVCISNQYGGEEVTHTLTTESRDDTHRWMEAFWQHFYDMSQWKQCCDDLMKIELPSPRKPAPVTPKQGSLYHEMVIESSDDLSSTVSDILARRMQELELRSQLGTSHTWMSLLEENNPKSAGLPHPCTSHLCGHSPHTPHRMSRSPMSPHRCAVPGLLSSDASLTSDSDSHCGTSPCSCHHGWAEPSSNFCLLTSSPSRLRPRTLSLDAKLSTLRGRGYGGGGTFQCPCQPPASTLLAPLPMSSRSPRSQHSTQTTLSCSSSTSSNSSSNSEGSHSPESSEGAPFSRPSPARRSLRNLRARLDPRNWLQSQV, via the exons GACACCGATATCCAGAAGAAGATTGACCATGAGATCCGCATGCGTGATGGAGCCTGCAAGTTGCTGGCCGCCTGCTCCCAAAGAGACCAGGCCTTGGAGGCAGCGAAGAGTCTCCAGACGTGCAGCACTCGTATCATGGCCTACATGTCAGAGCTGCAGAGGATGAAGGAGGCACAGGTCATGCAGAAGGTCACGCGGAGGTCGTCAGATGCAGGACCAATGGATGACAGACTCCCATGCAAAGGAAGAGTCGCTATTTCAG ATCTTCGTATTCCTTTGATGTGGAAAGACACGGAGTATTTCAAGAACAAAGGAG AGCTTCATCGGTGTGCGGTGTTCTGTCTGCTGCAGCTTGGAGGAGAGATCTTTGACACAGACATGGTGATCGTTGACCGCACACTCACCGATATTTGCTTTGACAACACAGTCGTATT TAATGAAGCCAGTCCAGGCTTTGAGCTGCGTGTTGAGCTGTACAGCTGCTGCTCGGAGGATGACTATTCGGCGGGAAGTACGCCAAGGAAACTAGCCAGCAAGCTGAGCTCCTCGCTTGGTCGATCGTCTGGAAAGAAGCTCCGGGCAGCCATGGAGCCGGGACCCTGTAGTCCTGTTAGTAATGGGGGTGCTGCTCCTCTGCTGCTGCCAGTTCCCTCAGTCCC GGGCCCCAAGTATCATCTCTTGGCTCATACCACCCTATCGCTGCTGCACATCCAGGACAGCTTTCGCACACACGATCTCACCATCTCAGGCAACG AAGAGTGTTCATACTGGCTGCCTCTGTATGGCAGCGTGTGCTGTCGTCTCGCCGCTCAGCCTCACTGCATGAACCAACAGATGATGAGCGGATGCTTGAAAGTCAAG CAGTTGGGAGGTGACCCACAGAGCTGGACAAAAGTGCACGCTGTTCTGAAAGGAACAAGCCTTTCCTGCTTCCATCGGCAAGAAGATGTGAATGCCAATGTGGAGCCGGCGTTCACCATCTCCATCAACAAG gataCCAGAATAAGGGTGTCGGAGAAGGATCCTGAAAGTAAAGCTCAGAGTGTCTGCATCAGCAACCAGTACGGAGGTGAGGAGGTCACGCACACGCTGACCACAGAGAGTCGGGACGACACACACCGCTGGATGGAGGCCTTTTGGCAACATTTCTATGACATGA GTCAATGGAAGCAGTGCTGTGATGACTTGATGAAAATTGAACTGCCATCGCCACGGAAACCGGCCCCTGTCACGCCAAAGCAGGGCTCGCTGTATCACGAAATGG TTATTGAGTCATCTGATGACCTCAGCAGTACCGTGTCAGACATTCTGGCTCGGAGGATGCAGGAGCTGGAGCTCCGCAGCCAGTTGGGCACCTCCCACACCTGGATGTCTCTATTAGAGGAGAACAACCCCAAAAGCGCCGGCCTCCCTCATCCCTGCACCTCGCACCTGTGTGGCCACAGCCCCCACACTCCTCATCGAATGTCCCGGAGCCCCATGAGTCCTCACCGCTGCGCGGTGCCGGGCCTGCTGTCCTCGGACGCTAGTCTGACCTCCGACAGCGACAGCCACTGTGGCACCAGCCCTTGTTCTTGCCACCACGGCTGGGCCGAACCTTCCTCAAACTTCTGTCTCTTGACATCTTCGCCATCACGCTTGAGGCCACGTACTCTCTCTTTGGATGCTAAGCTCAGCACGCTTCGAGGGCGGGGGTACGGAGGTGGAGGAACCTTCCAGTGCCCGTGTCAACCGCCTGCTTCCACGCTGCTCGCCCCACTCCCCATGTCCTCTCGTTCACCACGGTCACAGCACAGCACGCAAACGACGCTttcctgctctagctccacctccagcaacagctCCAGTAACAGCGAGGGAAGCCACAGCCCCGAGTCATCCGAGGGAGCCCCCTTCTCGAGGCCCTCCCCGGCCCGGCGCAGCCTCAGAAACCTCAGGGCCAGACTGGACCCTCGCAACTGGCTCCAAAGTCAAGTGTGA
- the rtkn gene encoding rhotekin isoform X2 has product MPVDQLANMEEKLWILEDLNMMYIRQIALSLQDTDIQKKIDHEIRMRDGACKLLAACSQRDQALEAAKSLQTCSTRIMAYMSELQRMKEAQVMQKVTRRSSDAGPMDDRLPCKGRVAISDLRIPLMWKDTEYFKNKGELHRCAVFCLLQLGGEIFDTDMVIVDRTLTDICFDNTVVFNEASPGFELRVELYSCCSEDDYSAGSTPRKLASKLSSSLGRSSGKKLRAAMEPGPCSPVSNGGAAPLLLPVPSVPGPKYHLLAHTTLSLLHIQDSFRTHDLTISGNEECSYWLPLYGSVCCRLAAQPHCMNQQMMSGCLKVKQLGGDPQSWTKVHAVLKGTSLSCFHRQEDVNANVEPAFTISINKDTRIRVSEKDPESKAQSVCISNQYGGEEVTHTLTTESRDDTHRWMEAFWQHFYDMSQWKQCCDDLMKIELPSPRKPAPVTPKQGSLYHEMVIESSDDLSSTVSDILARRMQELELRSQLGTSHTWMSLLEENNPKSAGLPHPCTSHLCGHSPHTPHRMSRSPMSPHRCAVPGLLSSDASLTSDSDSHCGTSPCSCHHGWAEPSSNFCLLTSSPSRLRPRTLSLDAKLSTLRGRGYGGGGTFQCPCQPPASTLLAPLPMSSRSPRSQHSTQTTLSCSSSTSSNSSSNSEGSHSPESSEGAPFSRPSPARRSLRNLRARLDPRNWLQSQV; this is encoded by the exons GACACCGATATCCAGAAGAAGATTGACCATGAGATCCGCATGCGTGATGGAGCCTGCAAGTTGCTGGCCGCCTGCTCCCAAAGAGACCAGGCCTTGGAGGCAGCGAAGAGTCTCCAGACGTGCAGCACTCGTATCATGGCCTACATGTCAGAGCTGCAGAGGATGAAGGAGGCACAGGTCATGCAGAAGGTCACGCGGAGGTCGTCAGATGCAGGACCAATGGATGACAGACTCCCATGCAAAGGAAGAGTCGCTATTTCAG ATCTTCGTATTCCTTTGATGTGGAAAGACACGGAGTATTTCAAGAACAAAGGAG AGCTTCATCGGTGTGCGGTGTTCTGTCTGCTGCAGCTTGGAGGAGAGATCTTTGACACAGACATGGTGATCGTTGACCGCACACTCACCGATATTTGCTTTGACAACACAGTCGTATT TAATGAAGCCAGTCCAGGCTTTGAGCTGCGTGTTGAGCTGTACAGCTGCTGCTCGGAGGATGACTATTCGGCGGGAAGTACGCCAAGGAAACTAGCCAGCAAGCTGAGCTCCTCGCTTGGTCGATCGTCTGGAAAGAAGCTCCGGGCAGCCATGGAGCCGGGACCCTGTAGTCCTGTTAGTAATGGGGGTGCTGCTCCTCTGCTGCTGCCAGTTCCCTCAGTCCC GGGCCCCAAGTATCATCTCTTGGCTCATACCACCCTATCGCTGCTGCACATCCAGGACAGCTTTCGCACACACGATCTCACCATCTCAGGCAACG AAGAGTGTTCATACTGGCTGCCTCTGTATGGCAGCGTGTGCTGTCGTCTCGCCGCTCAGCCTCACTGCATGAACCAACAGATGATGAGCGGATGCTTGAAAGTCAAG CAGTTGGGAGGTGACCCACAGAGCTGGACAAAAGTGCACGCTGTTCTGAAAGGAACAAGCCTTTCCTGCTTCCATCGGCAAGAAGATGTGAATGCCAATGTGGAGCCGGCGTTCACCATCTCCATCAACAAG gataCCAGAATAAGGGTGTCGGAGAAGGATCCTGAAAGTAAAGCTCAGAGTGTCTGCATCAGCAACCAGTACGGAGGTGAGGAGGTCACGCACACGCTGACCACAGAGAGTCGGGACGACACACACCGCTGGATGGAGGCCTTTTGGCAACATTTCTATGACATGA GTCAATGGAAGCAGTGCTGTGATGACTTGATGAAAATTGAACTGCCATCGCCACGGAAACCGGCCCCTGTCACGCCAAAGCAGGGCTCGCTGTATCACGAAATGG TTATTGAGTCATCTGATGACCTCAGCAGTACCGTGTCAGACATTCTGGCTCGGAGGATGCAGGAGCTGGAGCTCCGCAGCCAGTTGGGCACCTCCCACACCTGGATGTCTCTATTAGAGGAGAACAACCCCAAAAGCGCCGGCCTCCCTCATCCCTGCACCTCGCACCTGTGTGGCCACAGCCCCCACACTCCTCATCGAATGTCCCGGAGCCCCATGAGTCCTCACCGCTGCGCGGTGCCGGGCCTGCTGTCCTCGGACGCTAGTCTGACCTCCGACAGCGACAGCCACTGTGGCACCAGCCCTTGTTCTTGCCACCACGGCTGGGCCGAACCTTCCTCAAACTTCTGTCTCTTGACATCTTCGCCATCACGCTTGAGGCCACGTACTCTCTCTTTGGATGCTAAGCTCAGCACGCTTCGAGGGCGGGGGTACGGAGGTGGAGGAACCTTCCAGTGCCCGTGTCAACCGCCTGCTTCCACGCTGCTCGCCCCACTCCCCATGTCCTCTCGTTCACCACGGTCACAGCACAGCACGCAAACGACGCTttcctgctctagctccacctccagcaacagctCCAGTAACAGCGAGGGAAGCCACAGCCCCGAGTCATCCGAGGGAGCCCCCTTCTCGAGGCCCTCCCCGGCCCGGCGCAGCCTCAGAAACCTCAGGGCCAGACTGGACCCTCGCAACTGGCTCCAAAGTCAAGTGTGA